The sequence below is a genomic window from Candidatus Dependentiae bacterium.
CTGCATACAGCAGGTGCCCGAGTGTGGGCAGATATGATAAAAAGGTTGTCATAAAAATCCTTTAATCGTTTTTTTCGTTGATAAGTTTAATAAACACGTCTTCGAGTCGCGCCTTGCCGTGTTCGGATTTGAGGTTTGCAGGTGTGTCGATGAGACGAATTACCCCCTCATCTAAAATACAAACTCGATCAGAAAGTGCTTCTGCTTCATCAAGGTAGTGAGTGGTGAGCACAATGGTGACGCCTTGCGAGCGAAGTTCTTTGAGCAAGTCCCAAACTTCGTGTCTGACATGAGGATCGAGCGCAACTGTTGGTTCATCAAACAAAATGAGTTGTGGTTTGTGGATAAGAGCACGAGCAATTAAAAATCGTTGTTTGTACCCACCAGAGAGTTGATCGATGTAATTTTCGGCATAGGTTTCTAGTTCAAACCGTTTCATTAATTGTGCAACACGTGATTCTGTTTCTTCGGCTGAAATGCCGTAAAATCGTCCCGCAAAGAGTAAATTTTGTTTAATCGTAAGTTGTGGGTTTACGTTTGGTTTTTGTGGGCAGAAGCCAATAATCTTGCGATATGCAGGCACGTCATCGTAGATTGACGCGCTGTTTAGGGTTATTGTTCCAGATGTTGGCGGATTGAGTGTTGCAATGATTGACGCAAGGGTTGTTTTTCCTGCTCCATTCACACCAAGAAGTCCAAGGATCTCGCCTTTTTGAATATCAAGGTCAACGCCTTTAAGCGCTGTGCGTGCAGTTGTTCCAACTCCGTAGACTTTGGTAATTCCGCGAAGGGATAAAAGAATACTCATATAAATAATTCCAGTATGAAGTGCTAAAAAATAATAGATAAAAAAGAGGGTAAGCCGAATAAGGATTTGAAGATTAAAGTTTTAAATTTATAAATAAATTATTGCGGCTATTTGTTTGAACATATGGCTGTTCTGACTTTCATGACACGGCCCCTTTTTTTGTGAATTGTTTCTTGTTGAAACACAAAATAAGCATAGCAGTAATTTTTTTTATTTTGCAAATGGTTATGTGTTTATATTAAGAAATTTTTTTTTTGAGTGATATCTTTTTTTCAAATTTACATTTGAGGGGGTTTTTGTATGAATGTTAAAAAAATAGTTTTACTAGTGTTTTTGGTTGTAAGTGGATCGAGTTTTTCGATGGTAACTCCTCGTGTGTTGTCAGATGCGGGAGGTTCTTCTGCGCCAAGTACTCCTCCTCGACATGTTCCGGCAGTTGCACCAAATTCCCGGCAGTCAACGCCAGTGCGAAATAGTGTTTCTGGTGATACAGGGGGCTTAAAATCTGTTCCGCCATCCCCGGAGCGAGATGGATGGGATGATGAAAATGTTGTTTTGGATATTGATCATTTAGGAATTCAGCTTGATCAATTAATGCATGACCAAGAAGTTCAGCTTGACGTTTTAATGCGACGCAATGATGCCCTTATGGCTGCAGCTCAGCAAGTTTATCCCCGATATTTTTCTCCGTCACTGTGGACTCGATGTAAGAACGCAATAGTTAATTTGGGGAGCAAGAGAAGCGCGCCTACAAATTATTTTATGGCGTACATGGTTACTGAAATTTTATGTGAATTTAAAAAAACGTTCCATTATAGGTCTGAAGGCGATGTTTGTAAGACAAATGGAGAGTTGTTTGATTCTGCAGAGGTTACTCGCTGTGCGCAACGAATTGTCTCAGGTCTAAGTGTGGCCTTTTTAAAAGGTTTTTTTGCTACTGTTGCGGCTAAAAAAGGAGTGAAAACATTATTAGCGGTTCATTTATTGATGCAGTCGGGAGAGGCTTTGATTGATTATTTAGGCCTTAGTCAACATTTTGACCATGATTTAAAGTGTTATAAGTTGCGCTTGCTTATTCCGGGAATGCTGATTTTATTAAAAGAAATGATACTGATGTCCAGGCAGGAAGTAGCATATTTATTGGGCTAGTGGGTAGGCAGTTTTAATGTCTGGAAAAAAATCGATAGGTTGTTAGGATCTGTCGATTTTTTTGTTTTTTGATACACTTTGAGTGTTATTAATATTTTTAAAAAGTGTTTTTCTTGTTTTATGACAACTACATCTCTTTCTTCTGTTCTTGAGCGACATCCTGATTATGAGGCAACAATTGGAGTTGAAGTTCACGTTCAGCTGTTGACTCAATCGAAAATTTTTTGTTCTTGTTCTATTGCGTTTGGTGCTCAGCCAAACACTCACATTTGTGTTGTTTGTACAGGACAACCCGGGGCATTACCTGTTTTGAACAAAAAAGCCCTTGAATATGCGATTATGATGGGTATTGCCACAGAATCGCGTATCAATACTATTTCTGAATTTGCTCGTAAGCATTATTTTTATCCCGATTTGCCAAAAAAATATCAAGTTACTCAGGGCGATCGTCCAATCTGTGAAAATGGTAAATATGTAATCATTCGTGCAGATGGTTCAGAAAAGGTGATTAGAATTAATCGAATTCACATGGAAGAAGATGCTGGTAAAAATATTCATGGCGCTGCTGGTGAAAGTTTTGTTGACTGTAATCGAGCAGGAACACCTTTGATTGAAATTGTTTCAGAGCCAGATTTGCAAGATTCGCATGACGTGCGTGAATACCTTACCGGATTGCATTCAATTGTTCGGTATCTTGGTATTTGCGATGGTAACATGGAAGAAGGTTCATTTCGTGCAGATGTTAACGTTTCGGTTAAGAAAAAGGGTGCGTCTAAGCTTGGAACACGGGTTGAATTAAAAAATATTAATTCATTTAGGTATATTGTTCAGGCTGTTGACTATGAAATTGATCGTCAAATTTCATTGATTCAAGAGGGTGGAGCGGTAAAGCAGGAAACGCGTTTGTGGGATTCGCATGATCAAAAAACAGTGTTTATGAGATCGAAAGAAAGTAGTTATGACTATCGCTATTTTTCAGATCCTGATTTGCCACTTGTTGTTGTTGATGATGAATGGGTTAAACGAGTAAAAACACAGGTTCCAGAGCTTGCAAAACAAAAAATTGTTCGATTCGGCAATCAGTATGGTCTTTCGGTATATGAGGCGACTATTTTGACTGGCGAAAAGCAGCAGGCTGATTTTTATGAGGCTGTTGTGCAACGGTGCAGACAACCAAAAATGGCCTGTAATTGGGTTCTGCGTGATTTGCTTGGATATTTAAAAGAAAGCAAACAAGATTTGACTTCATGTTTGATTGAACCCGAAATGCTTGGTGAGTTGATTCAAGAGTTGGTTCAAGGTGTTATTAATGCACCAACAGCACAAGAAGTTTTTGCAGAGATGGCAGCTACAGGAAAATATCCGTCAATAATTATTCAAGAAAAAGGCTTGCAACAAATCGGCGATGAGTCTGAAATTTTAGCAATAATCGAAGAGGTTCTAGCAAAAGAGCCAGATGTTGTTGCATCTTATCGCGGTGGAAATCAAAAATTGTTTGGATATTTTGTTGGACAAGTTATGAAAAAAACATCAGGTCGTGCAAGTCCACAAGTTGTTCAGCCGTTGCTCAAAAAGGCTCTTGAAACTGTATGATCGTTATTGAATCTTCTATCGCAACAAAGGCTAAACCGTCGGTTATTTGGAATCGTTTGATTGATGTTGTGTCATGGAAAGAATGGGTTGTAAGACTCGTTTCGTCAAAATTGACTGGCGGGTTTAAAGTTGGTAGCTCGGGGCAATTGAATATGGGAGTTGACCGAGTTGCTCATTTTGTAATTAAGCGAGTTGAGCCCGATAGAATGTTTGTTTTATCATCCCAGTCGTGGGGAAACGAAGTTGTATTTAGTTACATTATTTCGTTTGTTGGCGGGATGCAGCGCATGACGATTCGGGTTGAGGTTGTCGGATGGACAAGTTGGATCTTTGGATTGTGGTTTAGATTTATTCTAAAAAAAGAATTACCTGCAAGTTTAACTCGCTTGGCATTTCTGGTCGAAGAAGATCAAGATCGAGTTGAGCGAGAATTACATTCAGCGCATTTTAAATAAATTGGCGTAGGATTTTGTGATGATTGAAAAAATTTCTGGAAAAGTTGTTGGCTCTTCCGGCCGGGTGGTACATATTGAGGTTTCTGGAATTGCATTTGGTGTGCAATGTGCACGTCCTGAAATTCATGCTCAAGGTAGTTTTGTTTCATTGCAAACAACGCTCATTTGGAATCAAGAAAAAGGCCCATTGTTGTATGGATTTGCCGATGACTTGGAAAAGCAATTGTTTTCGATGTTGATTTCTTGTCCTAAAATTGGACCCAGTATTGCATTGCAAGCGCTTTCTCAGATGACTCCGTATGAATGTATTTCTGCCATCGGTCGTGGAGATGCAAAAGCACTGAGTTCGCTTCATGGAATTGGCGCAAAGAAAGCAGCCCAGATCATCACAGATTTACAAGAGCAGTGTGCTGCATTACGTGTGGTATCAAGTGCAACTGGAGATACCGGCGCTGCTGGTCATAATGTTCGCATTGAAGTTGCTCAGGCGTTAGAGTCTCTTGGGTATACTCGTCCTGAGATTAACCAAGCTTTTTCTTCGCTTGGTCAAGATGATAGCCTATCGTTTGATCAATTATTACGCTCTTGTTTGAAAAATCTTTCTTTGAACAAATAATTCATAGATATCTAATTATTGAGGATCTTGAAACGTTATGTCTTTAAGGTTTTCGCACAACTCTCTTAGGTGTTCAGGGGCGTATCGCAAAGCTTCCGCTTGAGTGAGGCGATGTTTATTCATAGCTCTTTGTGTAAGATAATTAATGAGTGGTTGTTTTAGTTTTGTTAAACGCTCGTCCCGTGGTTGATCAAAAAAGCCGGGGCAAAAGTCTGAGTAACATAATTTGAGAGAGCGTTGTATTAATGCAGGGTCTGTGTGGTTTAAGCTGTAACGAAAATCTTGATTGTTAAAATAGGCTACAGCGAGCACGTCGAATAAAGATCCGCAGTGTTGATCGTTCATGTCCCGGTAGCGGGATTCTCTTAATCCTCTGGGGCATAGTCTTAAAAAAGCAACGGGATTTTGTATAGCGATTAAGAATGGAAGAATGCAACGAGCAAATTGATGTAAGAAAAATTGTTCAGTAGTCATGGCATTTTTGCGATCAAAAAGTATTTTTAGATTTCTGTAATTATTATGAACTCCGTTTTGCAAAATGATGTATCCGATTGCGGCAATTAGTTTTCCTATCTTTGAGAGGCGTATAGTTCCGGGTGCAAATGGATTCATTTCTGAGTATAGCAGGTTTGTCATAACGTATGTTCCGAGTGCGTACATTATGATGTTG
It includes:
- a CDS encoding Holliday junction branch migration protein RuvA; translated protein: MIEKISGKVVGSSGRVVHIEVSGIAFGVQCARPEIHAQGSFVSLQTTLIWNQEKGPLLYGFADDLEKQLFSMLISCPKIGPSIALQALSQMTPYECISAIGRGDAKALSSLHGIGAKKAAQIITDLQEQCAALRVVSSATGDTGAAGHNVRIEVAQALESLGYTRPEINQAFSSLGQDDSLSFDQLLRSCLKNLSLNK
- a CDS encoding ABC transporter ATP-binding protein, whose amino-acid sequence is MSILLSLRGITKVYGVGTTARTALKGVDLDIQKGEILGLLGVNGAGKTTLASIIATLNPPTSGTITLNSASIYDDVPAYRKIIGFCPQKPNVNPQLTIKQNLLFAGRFYGISAEETESRVAQLMKRFELETYAENYIDQLSGGYKQRFLIARALIHKPQLILFDEPTVALDPHVRHEVWDLLKELRSQGVTIVLTTHYLDEAEALSDRVCILDEGVIRLIDTPANLKSEHGKARLEDVFIKLINEKND
- the gatB gene encoding Asp-tRNA(Asn)/Glu-tRNA(Gln) amidotransferase subunit GatB; its protein translation is MTTTSLSSVLERHPDYEATIGVEVHVQLLTQSKIFCSCSIAFGAQPNTHICVVCTGQPGALPVLNKKALEYAIMMGIATESRINTISEFARKHYFYPDLPKKYQVTQGDRPICENGKYVIIRADGSEKVIRINRIHMEEDAGKNIHGAAGESFVDCNRAGTPLIEIVSEPDLQDSHDVREYLTGLHSIVRYLGICDGNMEEGSFRADVNVSVKKKGASKLGTRVELKNINSFRYIVQAVDYEIDRQISLIQEGGAVKQETRLWDSHDQKTVFMRSKESSYDYRYFSDPDLPLVVVDDEWVKRVKTQVPELAKQKIVRFGNQYGLSVYEATILTGEKQQADFYEAVVQRCRQPKMACNWVLRDLLGYLKESKQDLTSCLIEPEMLGELIQELVQGVINAPTAQEVFAEMAATGKYPSIIIQEKGLQQIGDESEILAIIEEVLAKEPDVVASYRGGNQKLFGYFVGQVMKKTSGRASPQVVQPLLKKALETV